From a region of the Chondrinema litorale genome:
- a CDS encoding basic secretory protein-like protein → MNKFIISLLSILCIGIISSKSYAQTQEVYAKKGYTLVFINQDPDFDLELQERMVKTFFDLYPKLSSRYNKEAVKEVLFIVDTAYTGVAETWEGKVKYSSHWLRIHPEDIDVVTHEIMHIVQNYPYRPELWWVTEGIADFIRFKYGVDNTGSGWAMPYYRTEQSYKNGYRVTARFFVWIEKQYPGFIEYLDIIMRNDEYNEKIWVFLTGKTVDQLWEIYSENPVI, encoded by the coding sequence ATGAATAAATTTATAATTAGTTTATTATCAATACTTTGCATAGGTATTATTTCTTCGAAGTCTTATGCTCAGACTCAAGAAGTTTATGCAAAAAAGGGATATACGCTTGTTTTTATAAATCAAGACCCTGATTTCGATCTTGAATTACAAGAAAGAATGGTGAAAACATTCTTTGACTTATATCCAAAACTATCTAGCCGCTATAATAAAGAAGCTGTAAAAGAAGTGCTTTTTATAGTTGACACAGCCTACACAGGAGTTGCTGAAACTTGGGAAGGAAAAGTAAAATATAGTTCACATTGGCTTAGAATTCATCCTGAAGATATCGATGTGGTAACCCACGAAATCATGCATATTGTTCAGAACTATCCTTACAGGCCAGAATTATGGTGGGTAACAGAAGGTATTGCCGATTTTATAAGGTTTAAATATGGGGTAGATAACACAGGATCTGGTTGGGCTATGCCTTATTATAGAACTGAGCAAAGCTATAAAAATGGGTATAGAGTTACGGCCAGGTTTTTTGTTTGGATCGAAAAACAGTATCCCGGATTTATCGAATATTTAGACATTATTATGCGAAATGATGAGTACAATGAAAAAATTTGGGTATTCCTTACCGGAAAAACAGTAGATCAACTTTGGGAAATTTATAGTGAAAATCCAGTAATATAG
- a CDS encoding RNA polymerase sigma-70 factor, with protein MNYSLLADEELVNLLIRKEDKLAFREIYTRYWKSIFLHAYRKTNSKEIAEELTQNLFLSLWERRKEIKVRSIHQWLFSAIKYGVINHYKSQIVHEKYVEYEKGLLNESNSSTEQITAYRELSQVIEKGISLLPAKTQMVFKMSRIENRPIKEIAKDLNISEKAVEYHITQSLKIMRVHLKDYLLVIAILFLI; from the coding sequence ATGAACTACAGTTTACTAGCAGATGAGGAGTTAGTGAATCTATTAATTCGAAAAGAAGATAAGCTAGCTTTTAGGGAGATTTACACTCGATACTGGAAAAGTATCTTCTTGCATGCCTATCGTAAAACTAACAGTAAAGAAATTGCTGAAGAGCTAACTCAAAACTTGTTTCTTAGTCTTTGGGAAAGAAGAAAAGAGATAAAAGTGAGGTCTATTCATCAGTGGTTGTTTTCTGCTATTAAATACGGTGTAATTAATCATTATAAGTCTCAAATTGTTCACGAGAAGTATGTAGAGTATGAAAAAGGTCTACTAAACGAAAGTAATTCTTCTACAGAGCAAATTACTGCCTACCGCGAATTATCACAGGTTATTGAAAAGGGAATAAGCCTACTTCCAGCCAAAACACAAATGGTTTTTAAAATGAGCCGTATAGAAAACCGCCCTATTAAAGAAATTGCCAAAGATTTAAATATCTCTGAAAAAGCGGTGGAATATCACATAACCCAATCTTTAAAAATTATGCGGGTGCATTTAAAAGATTACCTACTGGTTATTGCAATCCTGTTTCTAATATAA
- a CDS encoding FecR family protein → MSRDTFYSLLKKYQEGNCSEEEKQVVEEWYTLLEDENELKQIDELELTEIDERLWGFLNSKINIEQNTVKPIKKGRSIWPKLSIAASVTILLVGALFFFLKVPADEPKFLTEEKTEIQETVLVKVNNTENPVLVSLSDKSTVTLQPGAKLTYPNEFATNKREVQLEGVALFDIQKNPEKPFLVYSNHLITKVLGTSFIVRTNGENQKSEVEVLTGKVLVTKNVKKSIIQNIIKEKQEVFLTPNQRAIYNFNTNKLESSIVVNPLPLTSNTKKQDQQLSFIYEEAKLQKIFNEIESTYGIKIEPSDKGILNCTFTGDLSDQDMYTMLAFVCESIGVSYQVIDTTILIKGAACSPENQ, encoded by the coding sequence ATGAGTAGAGATACTTTTTATAGCTTATTGAAAAAATATCAGGAAGGAAATTGTTCTGAAGAGGAAAAGCAAGTAGTAGAAGAATGGTACACATTATTAGAAGATGAAAATGAATTAAAACAAATAGATGAACTCGAATTAACTGAGATTGATGAACGCCTATGGGGTTTCCTTAATTCTAAAATTAACATCGAGCAAAATACAGTTAAACCTATTAAAAAGGGGAGGTCTATATGGCCAAAACTGAGTATAGCTGCTTCAGTTACAATCTTATTAGTGGGTGCTCTATTCTTCTTCTTAAAAGTTCCGGCTGACGAGCCTAAATTTTTAACAGAAGAAAAAACAGAAATACAGGAAACAGTTTTAGTAAAAGTGAATAATACCGAAAACCCTGTATTAGTAAGTCTGAGTGATAAGAGCACAGTAACTTTGCAACCCGGAGCTAAACTTACTTATCCGAACGAGTTTGCAACTAACAAAAGAGAAGTGCAATTAGAAGGTGTCGCACTTTTCGATATACAAAAGAATCCAGAAAAGCCTTTCTTGGTTTATAGCAACCACCTAATTACCAAAGTTTTGGGTACGAGTTTTATCGTTAGAACAAATGGTGAAAATCAGAAGTCTGAAGTGGAGGTTTTAACAGGCAAAGTGCTTGTAACCAAGAATGTGAAAAAATCAATTATACAAAACATCATTAAAGAGAAACAAGAAGTTTTTCTTACTCCCAACCAGCGGGCTATTTATAATTTTAATACCAATAAACTCGAATCTTCAATTGTGGTAAATCCATTGCCACTAACCAGCAACACTAAAAAACAGGACCAACAACTTAGTTTTATTTACGAAGAAGCTAAGCTTCAAAAGATTTTTAATGAAATAGAATCGACATATGGAATTAAAATCGAACCTAGTGATAAAGGCATACTTAATTGTACCTTTACAGGTGACTTGAGTGATCAAGATATGTATACCATGTTGGCGTTTGTTTGTGAGTCTATTGGGGTTTCCTATCAAGTTATAGATACAACCATCTTAATAAAAGGGGCAGCATGCAGTCCCGAAAATCAATAA
- a CDS encoding TonB-dependent receptor gives MKKNWLVALIKTTMKIAIVQTFVALTFTCMAMTDYAEAQEMDQEISISVEEMKIRSVLGKIQKAAKIKFVYSPSIIPVNEKISVDFSNEKLGDALSEILKPYEVNYKVMNNRILLYKENKDFSELDNNVHHGSNAERWIAEVISGIVKSTTGEPLPGVSIVIEGTTIGTITDMNGNFKLNIPTEHTNGVLLFSFVGYKTKEVPITNQNDLAVTLEEDITALDEIVVVGFGEQRKVSLVGAQSTVKVKDIKTSAANLSTVLAGRVSGVVAVQRSGKPGYDNADIWIRGISTFSSSSRAPLVLVDGVARSLNNIDPQDVESFTILKDASATAVYGVRGANGVIIVKTKGGEQGKPKVSFDYNQGVTTFTQVPELVDGPTYMKLANEALTTRGQAARFSDEAIEKTISGEDPYLYPNVNWMDEVFNKWGNNKRANLNVSGGSENARYYVSLGYYDETGFFVTDDLSQYNSEIKFSRYNITTNLNLDVTSTTNVELGIQGYLSDGNYPGVSDGDIFTSAMQVPPVEYPVMYPGGYVPGRNPNGDFRNPYGDATQRGYETDSRNQLYSNVRVTQKLDKITEGLSVTGMFAFDAYNEHKINRSKRVDTYIVDPNDPRNLDGTLNLLLTYTGQNYLGYSRENGGDRSIYIESSVNYNRTFEKHRVSGLLLYNQTDKSNAFAGDFTSSIPERNRGLAGRGTYSYDDRYFLEINVGYNGSENFAPSKRYGFFPALGFGWVLSNEQFFEPLTDVIQFFKIRYTDGLVGSGAGGRRFGYLTFLNDGGDNAPGYTFGTNRRGYSGINVQDYAVDVTWAEARKQDLGIEINTFRDRLSLIVDIFKERREGIFLQRGAVPNFVGLTNDPWGNLGIVENKGIDGTMQFQTEIGKVLFQVQGNFTYTRDKVIENDQPEQLYEWQERRGTNLLARYGYVAEGLFASQDEIDNSATQFGTVMPGDIKYKDLNEDGVIDAFDQTKIGRGDVPSLLYGFSLGASYKGFDVSAFFQGQSDADVLLGGYGIMPFNGDGGTGNLHTVALDRWTEENPDPNAFYPRLAYGSAMNNNNTQPSSWWVKDVDFIRLKTAEIGYTLPEHLTDRVGIRTMRFYLRGFNLLTFTNFKLWDPELTLPVNNSVPYSNGARYPNISIYSLGVNIQF, from the coding sequence ATGAAAAAAAATTGGCTTGTTGCTTTAATTAAGACAACAATGAAGATAGCGATTGTACAAACTTTTGTGGCTTTAACTTTTACCTGCATGGCAATGACAGATTATGCAGAGGCCCAAGAAATGGATCAAGAAATTTCAATCTCAGTAGAAGAGATGAAAATTCGTAGTGTTTTAGGTAAAATACAGAAGGCAGCAAAGATAAAATTTGTTTATAGCCCGAGTATTATACCGGTAAACGAGAAAATATCTGTTGATTTTTCGAATGAAAAATTAGGGGATGCTTTATCAGAAATTCTAAAACCTTATGAGGTAAATTATAAAGTAATGAATAATCGTATCTTACTTTATAAAGAAAACAAGGATTTTTCTGAGCTTGATAACAACGTACATCATGGGTCAAATGCTGAGCGATGGATAGCTGAAGTTATTTCTGGTATTGTTAAAAGTACTACAGGAGAACCATTACCCGGTGTAAGTATCGTAATTGAAGGAACCACCATCGGAACTATTACAGACATGAATGGTAACTTTAAACTGAATATACCCACCGAGCATACCAATGGTGTTCTTTTGTTTTCTTTTGTGGGATACAAAACCAAAGAAGTTCCTATAACTAATCAAAATGACTTAGCTGTAACTTTAGAAGAAGACATAACTGCGCTAGACGAAATTGTGGTTGTTGGTTTTGGAGAGCAAAGAAAGGTAAGTTTAGTTGGTGCACAATCAACCGTAAAGGTAAAGGACATTAAAACTTCTGCGGCTAACCTAAGTACAGTATTAGCTGGTAGAGTTTCTGGTGTTGTTGCTGTACAAAGATCTGGTAAGCCAGGTTATGATAATGCAGATATCTGGATTAGAGGTATTTCTACTTTCTCTTCTAGTAGTCGGGCACCTTTGGTTTTGGTAGATGGAGTTGCCAGATCATTAAATAACATCGACCCACAAGATGTAGAGTCTTTTACAATTTTAAAAGATGCTTCTGCAACTGCTGTATATGGTGTAAGAGGTGCTAATGGTGTAATTATCGTAAAAACAAAAGGAGGTGAGCAAGGTAAACCAAAGGTGAGTTTTGACTACAACCAAGGTGTAACAACTTTTACTCAGGTGCCTGAATTAGTTGATGGACCTACTTATATGAAGCTTGCGAATGAGGCGCTAACTACTAGAGGACAAGCTGCAAGATTTTCTGATGAGGCTATAGAAAAAACCATTAGTGGAGAAGACCCATACTTATATCCGAATGTAAATTGGATGGATGAAGTATTTAACAAATGGGGTAATAACAAGAGAGCAAACCTAAATGTGAGTGGTGGTTCAGAAAATGCGAGATATTATGTTTCTTTAGGTTATTATGATGAAACTGGTTTCTTTGTTACTGATGATTTATCTCAATACAATTCAGAAATTAAATTTTCTAGATATAACATCACTACGAATTTAAACCTCGATGTTACCAGTACAACCAATGTAGAATTAGGTATTCAAGGTTACTTGTCTGATGGTAATTATCCGGGTGTTTCTGATGGTGATATTTTTACGAGTGCCATGCAAGTGCCACCAGTTGAATATCCAGTGATGTATCCGGGTGGATATGTTCCGGGTAGAAACCCAAATGGTGATTTTAGAAACCCTTATGGAGATGCAACACAAAGAGGTTACGAGACTGATTCTAGAAACCAATTGTATTCAAATGTTAGAGTAACTCAAAAGTTAGATAAAATTACAGAAGGTTTATCTGTAACTGGTATGTTTGCTTTTGATGCTTACAACGAGCATAAAATTAACAGATCAAAAAGAGTAGATACTTATATTGTTGATCCTAACGATCCACGCAATTTAGATGGTACACTTAACCTATTATTAACTTACACAGGTCAAAACTACTTAGGTTATTCTAGAGAAAATGGAGGTGACAGAAGCATCTATATTGAATCATCAGTAAACTATAATAGAACTTTCGAAAAGCACAGAGTTAGTGGATTGCTTTTGTATAATCAAACTGATAAATCAAATGCTTTTGCTGGAGACTTTACTTCATCTATTCCAGAAAGAAACAGAGGTTTAGCAGGTAGAGGAACTTACTCTTACGACGACAGATACTTCTTAGAAATAAACGTTGGTTACAATGGTTCAGAAAACTTTGCCCCAAGTAAACGTTATGGTTTCTTCCCAGCATTGGGTTTTGGTTGGGTATTATCTAATGAGCAATTCTTTGAGCCATTAACAGATGTAATTCAGTTTTTTAAAATTAGATATACAGACGGATTAGTTGGTTCTGGTGCAGGTGGTAGACGTTTTGGGTATTTAACCTTCTTAAATGATGGTGGCGACAATGCACCCGGATATACTTTTGGCACTAACAGAAGAGGATATAGCGGTATAAACGTACAAGATTATGCTGTAGATGTAACTTGGGCAGAAGCTAGAAAACAAGACTTAGGTATTGAGATTAACACTTTTAGAGATAGACTTTCATTAATCGTAGACATCTTTAAAGAAAGAAGAGAAGGCATCTTCTTGCAAAGAGGAGCTGTACCAAACTTTGTAGGTTTAACAAACGACCCTTGGGGTAACTTAGGAATTGTTGAAAACAAAGGTATAGATGGTACCATGCAGTTTCAGACTGAAATCGGCAAGGTGTTATTCCAAGTGCAAGGTAACTTTACCTACACGCGCGATAAAGTAATAGAAAACGACCAACCAGAGCAATTGTATGAATGGCAAGAAAGAAGGGGTACAAACCTCTTAGCGAGATACGGATACGTGGCAGAAGGTTTATTTGCTAGCCAAGATGAGATCGATAACAGTGCGACTCAATTCGGAACTGTTATGCCGGGAGATATCAAATACAAAGATTTAAATGAAGATGGTGTAATTGATGCATTTGACCAAACTAAAATTGGTCGTGGAGATGTACCTTCATTGTTATATGGTTTTTCTCTTGGTGCTAGCTACAAAGGTTTCGATGTGAGTGCTTTCTTCCAAGGCCAATCTGATGCAGATGTGTTGCTAGGTGGATATGGAATTATGCCTTTTAATGGAGATGGTGGAACTGGTAACTTACACACAGTTGCACTAGACAGATGGACAGAAGAAAACCCAGACCCAAATGCTTTCTATCCTAGATTAGCTTATGGTTCAGCTATGAATAATAACAACACACAGCCGAGCTCTTGGTGGGTAAAAGATGTAGATTTCATCAGGCTAAAAACAGCAGAAATTGGCTATACGCTTCCTGAGCACTTAACAGATAGGGTTGGAATTAGAACTATGAGGTTTTATTTAAGAGGATTTAACTTATTGACTTTCACCAACTTTAAGCTGTGGGATCCTGAGTTAACACTACCAGTTAATAATAGTGTACCTTATAGTAATGGTGCTAGATATCCTAATATTTCAATCTATTCACTAGGTGTAAATATTCAATTTTAA
- a CDS encoding RagB/SusD family nutrient uptake outer membrane protein, translated as MKNITKIYITILFLFLSFSCQEGFLDQVPDDRLGLEETFSHRNTLERFLANIYSQIPDEAGQRFVASSNAGPWTGGSDEAEFVWGFVTSNNMNIGAWDATSGFVSAFWSNYYRGIRSAGDFLENADKCVDCGDALITQYKAEARALRAIYYYYLMRMYGPIVIMGDENISPDAQFEDVQLPRSSMEDCVAYIAAQLDQASENLPIVPSNNDSYGRITKGFAQAIKAEALLLSASPLFNGNTDYADMVNNDGKQLISQTYEVSKWRAAADAYKAFIDEFVPSVYELYRENDADGNFSPYLSCRDVMLQDWNSEIIFARVAAGISSRQYELTPFHSGSSSEVRGSGGLGATQNMVDAYFTSNGRSIDDPASGYQESGFVTYQTPYDNQPREIYAQWANREPRFYVGITFDGSTWLNTNTGVVVTETHYTGNSGRAVGGNDYSPTGYIVRKGMALSDWRNGSRSLVLLRLANIYLGYAEALNEADPGNPDILNYLNLIRERAGVPEYGTNELPAPSTQEAMREAIHKERRVELAFENVRYFDTRRWKVAETTDNGPIYGLDINAQEVEDFYNRVSFEDRTFNKRHYLFPIPQDEVNTDKELIQNTGW; from the coding sequence ATGAAAAATATAACCAAGATATATATCACAATTTTATTCTTGTTTCTTAGCTTTTCTTGTCAGGAAGGTTTTTTGGATCAAGTACCAGATGACAGACTAGGGTTAGAAGAAACATTCTCTCATAGAAATACACTAGAAAGGTTTTTAGCTAATATTTACTCTCAAATTCCAGATGAGGCTGGCCAAAGATTTGTAGCATCAAGTAATGCTGGCCCTTGGACAGGTGGATCAGATGAGGCAGAATTTGTTTGGGGTTTTGTTACTAGTAACAATATGAATATTGGTGCTTGGGATGCAACTTCAGGTTTTGTAAGTGCTTTCTGGTCTAATTACTACAGAGGTATTCGTTCTGCTGGAGATTTTTTAGAAAATGCAGATAAATGTGTGGATTGTGGAGATGCTTTAATTACACAATACAAAGCAGAAGCTAGAGCTTTAAGAGCAATATATTATTACTATTTAATGAGAATGTACGGCCCTATAGTAATTATGGGTGACGAAAACATCTCACCAGATGCACAATTCGAAGATGTGCAATTACCAAGAAGTTCGATGGAAGATTGTGTGGCGTATATTGCTGCTCAATTAGATCAGGCATCAGAAAATCTTCCTATCGTACCATCTAACAACGATAGTTACGGAAGAATTACCAAAGGTTTTGCACAAGCAATAAAAGCAGAAGCTTTATTATTATCAGCGAGTCCATTGTTTAATGGTAATACAGATTATGCTGATATGGTAAATAATGATGGTAAACAGCTAATTAGCCAGACATACGAGGTAAGCAAATGGAGAGCGGCAGCTGATGCTTACAAAGCTTTTATTGATGAATTTGTACCATCAGTTTATGAATTATACAGAGAAAACGATGCTGATGGTAATTTCTCTCCTTATTTATCATGTAGAGATGTAATGCTGCAAGACTGGAATTCGGAAATCATTTTTGCGAGAGTAGCAGCGGGTATTTCAAGCAGACAATACGAACTTACTCCATTCCACTCAGGTAGCTCAAGTGAAGTAAGAGGTAGTGGTGGTTTAGGCGCAACTCAAAACATGGTGGATGCCTATTTTACTTCAAATGGTAGATCAATTGACGATCCTGCTTCTGGTTATCAAGAAAGCGGTTTTGTAACATATCAAACTCCATACGATAATCAACCAAGAGAAATCTACGCACAATGGGCAAACAGAGAACCTAGATTTTATGTAGGTATCACATTCGATGGCAGTACTTGGTTAAACACCAATACAGGAGTAGTTGTAACCGAAACTCATTACACTGGTAATTCTGGTAGAGCAGTAGGAGGAAACGATTACTCGCCAACAGGATATATCGTGAGAAAAGGCATGGCTTTATCAGATTGGAGAAATGGTAGCAGAAGTTTGGTGTTACTCCGACTAGCTAATATCTATCTAGGATATGCAGAAGCACTCAATGAGGCCGATCCGGGTAATCCAGATATTTTAAATTACTTGAACTTAATCAGAGAAAGAGCTGGTGTTCCAGAATATGGAACCAACGAATTGCCAGCACCATCTACTCAAGAAGCAATGCGTGAGGCAATTCACAAAGAGAGAAGAGTAGAGTTAGCTTTTGAAAATGTGAGATATTTCGATACCAGAAGATGGAAAGTGGCAGAAACTACTGACAATGGACCAATCTATGGTTTGGATATCAATGCACAAGAAGTTGAAGACTTCTATAATAGAGTTTCTTTCGAAGATAGAACTTTCAACAAAAGACACTATTTATTCCCAATACCGCAGGATGAGGTGAACACAGATAAGGAGCTCATTCAAAATACAGGTTGGTAA
- a CDS encoding gliding motility-associated C-terminal domain-containing protein — protein MPKILFNNRLIKMAVFVLLCFSYVKSTAQDITALGGLLTTEYENDNESENSPKVIDGNINTKFLLFNFTSLWMQFQLNEPAVVDLYTLTSANDAADRDPKNWEFLASSDGENWVTLDEKKAQAFSERLQTQSYTIENTTAYEYYRINISANNGGSLFQLAEWRLYKGLPPEKAPSDLAGIATSGTEIVLSWVDEIGNETSFELEKSENGVDYSLLETLPANKTYFIDNDVALSSEYHYRIKAINDFGISEYSNDLSISTLDYTGAFNDLTNDGGSISVQYENDANPAEISAMIIDNDYNTKYLLNQGLTPAAYWIQYDKGSDVEEIVTKYTITSANDAPSRDPKNWTFEGSNNGTDWTILDTRVNASFANRYETKTFAIENTAVYSIYRLNVTENNGSTGIAGQIGELEIWGIPKNAPAIPSNLAAEVLSQSEITLTWEDNSTTESGFEIERSLDNVTFDSVATVDADLTSFTDTELTPVTTYYYRINSISDDGRSLYSNTASGTTTEDTSLPPAPSSLEAVASSESEIALTWVDESDDELNFLLERSVDGIDYVVIQTIDSNATSYLDTALIKATHYYYRMKAVNEFGASNDYSEVASDTTFGVNMVPSFATIEDQVICDPTSTYALDINTVSAGEGESNQIVTLRATTDNPDFFQLLTVSQPIDGVSTINYKSKDEATGTATITITATDNGGTLNEGTDTYTQSFVMNVSEIEITISSSDEMPIPRGDIIQLTATGGVSYEWQEGPGILSGETSDVLTIQPTQDYVYSVIATTADGCSVLSEIAVKMDGTYQLAPSNIMTPNGDGKNDTWVIWNINTYPGNVVTVYDLSGREVFSQMEYANDWDGTSNGSTLAAGVYYYTIELGRGIPEVNGTITIIK, from the coding sequence ATGCCAAAAATATTATTCAATAATAGATTAATTAAAATGGCGGTATTTGTTTTACTATGCTTTTCATATGTAAAAAGTACTGCTCAGGATATTACTGCACTCGGAGGTTTATTAACCACTGAGTATGAGAATGATAATGAGAGCGAGAATTCACCTAAAGTTATAGATGGAAACATCAATACTAAATTCCTTCTATTCAACTTTACTTCTTTGTGGATGCAGTTTCAGCTAAACGAACCGGCTGTAGTCGATTTATATACGCTTACTTCTGCAAATGATGCTGCCGATAGAGATCCAAAAAACTGGGAGTTTCTAGCTTCTAGCGATGGCGAAAATTGGGTAACACTCGATGAGAAAAAAGCACAAGCATTCTCTGAAAGACTTCAGACACAAAGCTATACGATAGAAAATACCACTGCTTATGAGTATTACAGAATTAATATTTCAGCGAACAATGGAGGTAGTCTTTTCCAATTAGCTGAGTGGCGTTTGTACAAAGGTTTACCACCAGAAAAAGCACCTTCTGATCTTGCAGGTATTGCTACTTCAGGTACTGAGATTGTTTTAAGTTGGGTGGATGAAATTGGCAACGAAACCAGTTTTGAATTAGAAAAATCTGAAAATGGGGTTGATTATTCTCTCTTAGAAACACTTCCTGCGAACAAGACTTATTTTATCGATAATGATGTCGCTTTATCATCAGAATACCACTACAGAATTAAAGCAATTAACGATTTCGGTATCTCTGAATATTCAAATGATTTGAGCATTTCTACTTTGGATTACACAGGTGCTTTTAACGATCTTACCAATGATGGTGGAAGCATTTCAGTTCAATACGAAAATGATGCAAATCCAGCAGAAATTTCTGCAATGATCATCGACAACGATTACAATACAAAGTATCTTCTTAATCAAGGATTGACTCCGGCAGCTTATTGGATTCAGTACGATAAAGGGTCTGATGTAGAAGAGATCGTAACAAAATATACAATTACTTCTGCAAATGATGCACCTTCTAGAGATCCAAAAAACTGGACATTCGAAGGTTCTAATAATGGAACAGATTGGACTATTTTAGATACCAGAGTAAATGCAAGTTTTGCGAATAGATACGAGACTAAAACCTTTGCAATCGAAAATACAGCGGTTTATTCAATTTATAGATTAAATGTTACTGAAAACAATGGAAGTACAGGAATTGCCGGTCAGATAGGAGAGTTGGAGATTTGGGGTATTCCTAAAAATGCGCCTGCAATTCCATCGAACCTAGCAGCAGAAGTACTTTCACAATCAGAGATTACTTTAACTTGGGAAGACAATTCTACTACAGAATCTGGCTTTGAAATCGAGCGTTCATTAGATAATGTAACTTTTGATAGTGTGGCAACAGTTGATGCAGACTTAACAAGCTTTACTGATACTGAATTAACTCCAGTTACTACTTATTACTATAGAATTAATTCTATCAGCGATGATGGGCGCTCACTTTACTCAAACACCGCTTCTGGCACAACTACTGAAGATACCAGTCTTCCACCAGCTCCAAGTAGCTTAGAAGCAGTAGCAAGCTCAGAGTCTGAAATCGCGCTTACTTGGGTAGATGAGTCTGACGATGAGTTAAATTTCTTGCTAGAGCGCTCTGTTGATGGAATTGACTATGTAGTTATCCAAACGATTGATTCTAATGCAACCAGTTATTTGGATACTGCACTTATCAAAGCCACACATTATTATTACCGAATGAAAGCAGTGAATGAATTTGGTGCTTCTAACGATTATTCAGAAGTAGCTTCCGATACTACTTTTGGTGTAAATATGGTGCCTTCTTTTGCTACAATCGAAGATCAAGTAATCTGTGATCCAACAAGTACTTATGCTTTAGATATCAATACTGTATCAGCAGGAGAAGGAGAGTCTAATCAGATTGTAACATTGAGAGCAACGACTGATAACCCAGACTTTTTCCAATTGCTAACTGTATCTCAACCTATCGATGGTGTATCAACCATTAATTATAAATCTAAAGACGAAGCAACAGGAACAGCAACAATCACCATTACAGCAACAGACAATGGTGGTACTTTAAATGAGGGCACAGATACTTATACGCAGTCTTTTGTGATGAATGTTAGCGAGATTGAAATTACTATAAGTTCTAGTGATGAGATGCCAATTCCGAGAGGAGATATTATTCAGTTAACAGCAACTGGTGGAGTTTCTTACGAGTGGCAAGAAGGACCGGGCATTTTGAGTGGAGAAACCAGCGATGTATTAACTATCCAACCTACTCAAGACTATGTGTATTCTGTAATTGCTACTACGGCAGATGGTTGTAGTGTACTAAGCGAAATTGCTGTAAAAATGGATGGTACATATCAATTAGCTCCAAGTAATATCATGACGCCAAACGGAGACGGCAAGAACGATACTTGGGTAATTTGGAATATCAATACTTATCCGGGAAATGTGGTAACAGTGTATGACCTTTCTGGTAGAGAAGTTTTCAGCCAGATGGAATATGCGAACGACTGGGATGGCACTTCCAATGGAAGCACATTAGCAGCTGGTGTTTATTACTACACCATCGAGTTGGGTAGAGGAATTCCAGAAGTGAATGGCACCATTACTATAATCAAATAA